In Erigeron canadensis isolate Cc75 chromosome 7, C_canadensis_v1, whole genome shotgun sequence, one DNA window encodes the following:
- the LOC122609115 gene encoding uncharacterized protein LOC122609115: MAISDPLVGLNTQNNNNQVNDPLFLASSDLPGMMLTNTPFNGTNFFGWSCTIQMALGANMKLGFIDGSTKKPTNSHVDSGRWIRCDYMVICWILNSMTAKISEAFLYAKSAKELWTKLSERYGQSNGPLIYHDERELSKVSQGDLSVAAYYNKMKRFWDELTSLHGIPICTCGKMLRV; the protein is encoded by the coding sequence ATGGCTATTTCGGATCCTTTGGTAGGTTTAAATACtcaaaacaataataatcaagTCAATGATCCCTTGTTTTTAGCCAGTTCTGATCTTCCTGGAATGATGTTAACCAATACACCTTTCAATGGTACTAATTTCTTTGGGTGGAGTTGTACTATTCAGATGGCACTTGGTGCTAATATGAAGTTAGGTTTCATAGATGGTTCAACTAAAAAACCAACAAACTCTCATGTTGATTCTGGAAGATGGATTAGGTGTGATTATATGGTGATTTGTTGGATATTGAACTCTATGACAGCTAAGATATCTGAGGCCTTCCTTTATGCTAAGTCTGCAAAGGAATTGTGGACTAAATTGAGTGAGAGATATGGCCAGAGTAATGGACCACTCATCTATCATGATGAAAGAGAGTTGAGCAAGGTTAGTCAAGGTGATCTTTCAGTGGCTGCTTATTATAATAAGATGAAGAGGTTTTGGGATGAATTGACAAGTCTACATGGAATTCCAATTTGTACATGTGGAAAAATGCTAAGAGTGTAG
- the LOC122608600 gene encoding uncharacterized protein LOC122608600 has translation MEARKRSSLSISCKKHPNHKQSPGICSLCLRERLSKISSSSSRAITNVSTSSSSSSISSISSAYSSHESSNASSYTASPMQNNRNRRKIDSLNQGKGYLYFLKNKNTNGALKKSRSMVFVNNDHQSHVLMQDNGKKKLGFWSKLMGSKRSSSRMMHSRTMRETFLSRV, from the coding sequence atggAAGCCAGAAAAAGATCATCATTGTCAATAAGTTGTAAAAAACACCCAAATCACAAGCAATCTCCTGGGATTTGTTCATTATGTTTAAGAGAAAGATTATCAAAGATTTCAAGTTCTTCATCACGTGCTATAACAAATGTATctacatcatcttcttcatcttcaattTCGTCTATATCTTCGGCTTATTCTTCACATGAATCATCCAATGCATCATCTTACACTGCATCTCCAATGCAAAACAATCGAAATCGTCGAAAGATCGATAGTCTTAATCAAGGAAAAGGGTATCTTTATTTCTTGAAGAATAAGAACACTAATGGTGCATTAAAGAAAAGTAGATCAATGGTTTTTGTTAATAATGATCATCAAAGCCATGTACTAATGCAAGATAATGGAAAGAAGAAACTTGGGTTTTGGTCAAAGTTGATGGGGTCAAAAAGGAGTTCCTCAAGGATGATGCATTCAAGAACAATGAGAGAAACTTTTCTTTCTAGGGTTTAA